From the genome of Capillibacterium thermochitinicola:
CATTGGTTAGCAATAATGATTCAACCGTTATTTTCCCAAACTTTATAAATTATATCACATTGCCGTGTCCCATCCGCAACCGTTCACCGCCCGCCCGGCCCCATCGGCTTTTCCCTTGACCGATTATTTGATTGCCCCCTGCAGTATGCCGCTGATCACGTGTTTTTGCATCAGAATAAAAAAGGCAATCACCGGAATGATCGTCAACAATAAACCCGCCATTAACAAACCGTAATCCGATGTATAGGTCCCGTGAAAATAGAAGGTTGACAACGGCAAGGTCCGGTTGGTCCTTGAGATAAGGACTAAAGAGGGAAGGAGAAAATCGTTCCAAATCCAAAGGACATTCAGCACAACCAACGTGATCGTGGTGGGCCTTAAAAGCGGAAACACGATTTTAAAAAAGGTCTGAACAGGCGTACAACCATCAACCAGGGCAGCCTCTTCCAACTCCACCGCGATGCTTTTCATAAAGCCATGGTAAACAAAGACCGAAAGGGAGGAACCAAAACCCAGATACATGTAGATTAAGATCCATTTATTATCAAGCAATTTCAAAGTTGAACCATAAATCCGGACCAAAGGGATCATAATGGCCTGAAAAGGAATCAGCATCGAGGCGACCATCAGAAAGAACAGGAACTTGCTGAGCTTCCCTTTATACCGCAGGAAATAATAAGCCGTCATGGAAGAGAAGAAAGCAATGAGCACCACACTTAAGGCGGTGATAACTAAGGAATTCCAAAAGCCTTGCCAATAATTCATTTTTATAAAGGCCTGGTGAAAGTTGATCAGTTTCACCGCACTACCGATGCCCAGCGGGTTGGAGATGATCGCTCTTCGGTCTTTAAAGGCGTTGATCACCACCAAATAAAAGGGGAATAAATAGATGACCAAAAGGAGATATAACAAAAGATGTCTAAGGAAAGGCAGAATGTTTCTCCTTTTTCTCTCTTTAACTGCAAATTGCCTCATCAAGTCCTTCACATCTCCACCTCCCACTTTTTACTGAAATAAACCTGGGCCAGGGTAATCGCCGCAACAATCAGAAAGAGGAAAAATGCTTGCGCCTGTCCAATTCCATATTCCTGCGCCAAAAAAGCTTTCTTGTAGACGTGCATCGAAATCAACTCGGTACTTCGAAACGGCCCCCCGTCAGTCAGGGCCAGGTTCACATCATAAACCATAAAACCTCTTTGCAGCGTCAAAAAAAGCGTAACCACAAAGGAAGGCACCATCAACGGAAGAATGATCCTCCTTATTCTCTGCCCGGCCCCGGCCCCGTCGATGATGGCGGCCTCAATTAATTCTTTGGGAATATTCACCAAGCCAGCAATATGAATGATCATCATATATCCCGAATACTGCCAAACACTCACGATCACTAAAGCCCATAATGCTTTCTGCGGATTGGCAAGCCATGAATAAGAAAGGAAGGACAGATTGAGACTTTTACCAATAAAAACTAAAACACGGGAGAACACAAAATGCAAAAACCGAATACCAACGGGATTAGTCGCGCTTTTTTCATCCTTTTTACCTCCTTTGGATTTAGGGACGGCCGTTACCCTAGATCATTTTGCTAATGATCCGTTAATATTATAGTACCTTCCTGTAACATATGTCAACCGTTTGACATATGGGTTTAGGTGCTCTTTTTCACCATCCAGCCAGATAAAACACTATTTGTTATAAAAATTAGGACCGGAAAAGAACATCCCTGATGTTCTGTAACTCCGATCCTGCACTGTACGTCTTTGCGCTTCCCGCCTTTGGAAACCGCTTTGGGCTCAACTCAAATCCGCACTGGCCGACGCTGGATAATACCGGCAAAGCCATTCCAGGTCACGCCGTTCGTCATTGGATTCGTACCAGCCACGGCCAAAGAGCCGGTGGACCCGTTGGAAGTATTCCTCGTACATCCGCCCCACCCGCTCCAGGGAGAAGTTATCCACCGCCCATTTCCGGCAGTCGTGCGGCCGGATCCGGTGGATATTCTTGACCGCCCAGCAAAACTCCTCGAAAACCCGGCAGCGGTACCCGGTAACCCCATGGAGGACCGTTTCCGGAAACGCCCCCCAGTCACTGGTGATCACCGGTGTCCCGCAAAGTTGCGCCTCCACATTAACCCCGCCGAACGGCTCCAGATAAAAGGTGGGCATAAGGACAGCTTTGGCCTTGCCAAGTAACCGGGCACGTTCTTCCGGGCCGACCGCCGGAAGATATTTGATGTGTTTTTCTCCGCCCAGCGCCAGCTCTTCCAGGGGATTATCCAGGGCGCCCTGCCCCACCACATACAGTTGGTGGCCGGTCGCCTTGGCCACGTCGGAGGCAACTTGTACCCCTTTGCGCCAGATGATGCGGCCAAAATAGAGCAGATAATCCTCCTTTTGTTCTTCAA
Proteins encoded in this window:
- a CDS encoding carbohydrate ABC transporter permease is translated as MRQFAVKERKRRNILPFLRHLLLYLLLVIYLFPFYLVVINAFKDRRAIISNPLGIGSAVKLINFHQAFIKMNYWQGFWNSLVITALSVVLIAFFSSMTAYYFLRYKGKLSKFLFFLMVASMLIPFQAIMIPLVRIYGSTLKLLDNKWILIYMYLGFGSSLSVFVYHGFMKSIAVELEEAALVDGCTPVQTFFKIVFPLLRPTTITLVVLNVLWIWNDFLLPSLVLISRTNRTLPLSTFYFHGTYTSDYGLLMAGLLLTIIPVIAFFILMQKHVISGILQGAIK
- a CDS encoding glycosyltransferase, whose protein sequence is MKKLRFHLLGLAHLPTHKKNSACAYTQKVIKLARILKSYGHQVFFYGVEGSELECDEFIQVSTQEILEQTYGKYDQRKEFYKHHPQDLAHLTFNANAIKEINARKAEQDILLCPMGNYQQPIAQAVNLLTVEPGIGYTGVFSAFRVFESYAWMHYVYGLLKQDDGVWYDAVIPNCYDVADFPFEEQKEDYLLYFGRIIWRKGVQVASDVAKATGHQLYVVGQGALDNPLEELALGGEKHIKYLPAVGPEERARLLGKAKAVLMPTFYLEPFGGVNVEAQLCGTPVITSDWGAFPETVLHGVTGYRCRVFEEFCWAVKNIHRIRPHDCRKWAVDNFSLERVGRMYEEYFQRVHRLFGRGWYESNDERRDLEWLCRYYPASASADLS